In Vidua macroura isolate BioBank_ID:100142 chromosome 9, ASM2450914v1, whole genome shotgun sequence, the genomic window GaataaaaaaccaaatattAAGTTAATTACAGTGCCATTGGTACTCCTGAAGCATCTTCCAAACTGGacttttttctattatttggGCTTTTGTCATGTCTATTTTGCAACGAGTATCATCTGCTTGTGGCTTGGAAGTTAccttagagaaaagaaaaataacattactAGAACAGTGACTTTCAGGTAATAGAATATtcaacatttaatttttccaatagtagaaatacaaaattatttagcaGTGAAGTTTGAATCGTGTGTTCTCAAGGAGGTGTTCAGGAATGCTGTACACAGAGGTGATAGTATTTCAACAGGAGTTAACAGTAAGTGAAGACATCCTAACTTAACAATGGTAAATAGGAGCCAAACAAGCTCTTAGATAtctaatttcttttctcagatGCTATTAAGAGCTATTAAGTTACCTTTAACAGTAGTTTAAAGACTCAGCTAATGCATCAGAGCACCAATCCTACCTTAGTGTATTAATGGAGTGTGGTCAGTATAACCTCAGAAGTtccattaagaaaaaacaagtaGTTTTCTTGAGTAATACACTAATGTTTTTAAGTGTATGCAACTGGACTTACCTTAGCCATAGTTAGCATTAATTTAACAGTTTCAGCAGGATTATGAACTGGTATTACACGTAAATTGCTGCCCAGGAATCTGCATGTCAAAATAAATAAGGTTATTTCTAGGATATGTATTTAATTTGTTATGCCATAAAACTCAAACAGCATTCCCTCATGAACTAAACAGCTTTTTAGTGTGCAGTTTTACTTACAGGGAAGGCTGCTTTTATTCTGAAAGGCAAGTGCAGCATTCATGCTGTTTGTAAAGCCATCTGTCCCATTTCTGTATCACTTATTTAGGTGGGATTTGGAAGGGCTCATTTCTTTATCTAGGTCTCTTCAACAATCAATCAGCACTTCTTAAGCATGTGTACATTCAGAGAGAGCTAAACCCTCTTCTGTGATATTGCTGAAGACTCTTCTCAGTGGcagcaaaaaatatttgggtTGTTTTTATAGCTGTGGAAGAACTCAGCAAAGTATCTAAAAACACTgctaaaaatacttcagaatttGAACAAAATCTTTGTAGTGcactataaataaaacaattaatatGCATTCATTCTTGAGAAGGGGATCTAAAGATTTAAAATAGTAGCATGAGTTGTTGTTCAGTGAAATTGTGGAGGAGAGACATCAAAGCTTAGGCAAGCACAGAGCCTCTCCCTAAGAACTGCACTTTAAGTGTGTTGTAACAATGACGTTACCTTTGCTGCTTTCTGTCATAGAGCTAAAACAGGAGAAGGACTTCACAACAAAGAATGAGGAATTTTAAATAaccaaaatgaatttaaataagGCAGATGAAGTGCCCAGCTGCTCAGTTGCATAGTCCCCTGTGACCTCCCCTTGTGCCTGCCACCTGTTCTTCCCTGCAATCTGTCTGATGACTTGGAGTCATTCACATTAAGACCTCCTGCTGGTAAGGTATCTCATCTGAACTTGTCTGCCCTTGCTTCTAAttagcaaaaataaatgttacagGAACTGTCCTTCTCTAAGCATAGGTACTCAGGTCCCTGGTGAGTTCTGCTAAAATGTGATGTAGGAACAAGGGTTGGATTTACATTTTGAGATCAGGGAAATAAATTGATGCAATTTTGCTCATACTAGAATGGGCTAAACAAAGCATGAATTAACTAAGTGCAACAAAGAAACAATTATATGTATTTACCTAGATCCATGAAAATCTATAAACAGTTTTGCTTCCAATAACAGCAGGTCTAAATTTAGTGTTGTATGGACAGAATACTGATCATTTGAAAACGTCTGGCCCTTCCTCCAAGGTATTTAAAACTTAGCATACAGATGTACTAAGGTTATTTTTGGAATGCTTATTTAAGCTGTGATGATAAACACTACTTTTCTCCTACTTCCTCCATGCTATACACAGTTCTACATAAAGTGTTCATGTTGTTAACAAGAATCCTGTAATTTTCttgttaataaaaaataacccTTCCCCAACTGCAGCAAAACCATAGATAAGCAGAAAGAAGCAGTAACAGAAGACAACCTGACAATACTAAGgggctttgttttttaacaaaTCCAGCAGGTGGCTTGTAGTTTCAAAGAACATGGCACAAGTTTCAACCCCACCAGGACAAGCTCAGTCAGTGATTTACAAACAGTAGCAGAACTTCAAGCTACcaggtaggaaaaaaagcacatgcatttaaatatataaatatatttatatatataattgtcCCTTGTCAACATCAATTTGATATTgcttgcaatgaaaaaaaaaaatttaataaaattactgCTTGCCAAATGGAATACAGTTCTAAACCATCACATTTTAGTGATTAGCATGTGCACAAAACACATTGTTCATAACCACAAAGTAGATTGAGAATTAGCATTGCCATCACCTGAATAACATGGTCTTGCTGAATGGTGGCTGAACTTTTAAAACCTCTCATGAAAATTTACAACATTTTCACAAACAGGTAATAGATTTCTTACATTTCATCTCATACACTCTTTATTCACCAGCATTTGGCAGTATGCCCAGGATTTAATGGAACTGGTCCTGGTTACTTAAGGAGGTAGAGATCAAAGACTTCATTACAATAGCTGCTTTTTGAGGCCAAGAGTGACAATCAACTGCACTTAAGGCTACTGTACGTACAAGAAAATAGTTCTGACTACAAGCATGGACATGGAGCATAGTCTGATCACTGCTGTCAGCTGGTATGTACTAAAATACTCACATTTTCAAACTTCATTAGAAGTCAGAGATAAAAGTTTTAAACAAACCAGTTTTAATATAGTTTTATACTTTTGGTGTAAAATAACATTGATTATTTAATCGTTCTAGCACAGTGTAACAGACGGTCTTCCaagtaaacattttaaaagctggtAAAAAATCTGTACTTTACAATAAAGCTTTTTCTCATGACATAAACTTACCTGCTCTGGAAAATGACCATGAAAATATGATTATAGAGCGAAGAAAATTGTCTAATTTTTCAATTcgagagaaaaatttaaaaataattatattacaTAGCCCTAAACTGTTTGAAAGGAATCTTATTTGCTATGTTTTGAGGAACATCCTCTTTTGTTACCTGTGATATGTCAGATTGATTCAGttggtattatttttatttgctattaataaatactttaaataattttttacagtccattagtaaaataaaatttgtgtaTTCTTGATATAATTCACAAAGGGTAAGATTGGAAAGAACCATAGTGTGTCAACTCCAACCTCCCTGTTTtagcagggtcatcccagagcacactgcacaggattgcatccagatggttctggaatatctccagtgagagagactccacaccctctgggcaatctgttgCAGTGCTCTCACCCTCAgagtaaagaacttcttcctcgtgttcaggtggaacttcctgtgcatcagtttctgtccattgcctcttgtcctgtttattcctaaaataatatttccaaaTCCAAGACTGCTATTTCATTTGTTCCTAGCAATATAAAGTTCAGTTTGATGTTGAAATCATACCTTCTCTGAATCCTGAACATGACACTCCATTCTTCTGGTCCATGAAGAGCAgctgacaaaaccaaaaagctgtTCCGATGGATGTTTATGAACTTCTGAATTCTTTTGGAAAACTCTTCTTCCCCTGTCCTAAGAAAGTCTTGAGTGTCTGACAGCATAAATGCAATGCCTGTTGAGGAAATTGCTGTCAGTGTACAGGTCATGGCAGTAAGAGGATTAAGTTCTCACCACAAACCGGGAAGCACAATTCTTAAAGCAACCATTAGTTTGAAACacaatgaatgaatgaatgaatttcCACATCTCTGACAGGGAGATTTGGCCAGTGATGACTAATAGCTTTAAGATAAAACTACAAATATCTCAGGTTATTTTTCTACCATAACATCAAAAAACCACCAGCTATTCCATCTTCTCAAAGTAGATACATCTGAATGCCTTTGAGAGCACATGCTTCAGGAACAAGTAACTGCTATAATGGAATGAATTTGAGGCAAATGCAAAGGCTGACTGAAAAGCTCAGGAAGGCCTGTTTCTAAATTAAAGAAACaattgtaaaattttaaaagttagcTAAACTGTCTACCATGAAAAATGAATTTACAGCTCTGTCAGCTTAAGTTATTCTGAAAGGGAAAGTAAAGAAGGCTGAGTTTAGGAGGGTTAACACCTGAGCATACAAAAGTCTATCTCAATCTATCTCAAACTATCACATGTGCTAGTCCTTAAAGTTCAGGAAAATGGAAGTATCTCATCTACATGTCTAGAACATCATCTGTtctaaaaagggaaaacaactattTCATGTTTACAGTTGAAGTGATTTCCTAATCAAATCCACTCAAGCCTTTCCTCGCCTCCTCTGCTACCACCAGCTGTGCAAATTCAACTTGGAAGTTGAAAGCCAAAGGTGTTGGTTCACTCTTACATTTACAGCCATGTATACTAAAGATCTTGATGGCAGCTTACATGTTAGTGGCATTTAGCATGTTTGCTCAGTTATAACACAAATTTACTGAGCAGTTCAGCTGATGATCACCAAATCTCATGTAGATGTTCTATAtgtcccaaaaaaaaaaaaaaaatacaatgaaagtGTTTAAAGTGTTTAATCCCCAACATTATCTATTTCATCCTCTGATTTACATATAATCATAGCACAGCTCCTTCTACTACTGCACGACATCCCAACAAGGTAGATTTTATTCAGTTTAGTGTAGCCCACAATTCAATGACTGGCCTGACTCAGTACTTCTTTGAATTTTATGATTTAAAAGCATAAACGTTAAAGTACTGTaccagaaagaggaaaaatcacAGATCCAGTTTCCACTGATTCTGAATATCGAACTCGGTGTTGCTGCCTCTGCAGAACTGTAGAAATGTCATGAtcctaaataaattttaaaaggttattttgaaaagttttcaGCCAACAAGTTTGAAATATTCTTAAAGCATCTGCTGCACCACTGTAGATAGACCTTTGGCACTGTTGttcaaaaaagtatttttcattccacttaaaattaaaaaaagtacTAAAATGTTAAACCTGATCAATTTTATAGTATTTGATTGGAAGTTACAAACACTGAATAACAATTATGTATGTGTATGTTCAGTTTGCCTTAGGAAACTCTTGCATAATGCATAAAGAAGGTCAAACATTTTACATTCTTTTGGTAAGATGTGCTAAAAGAGGATTTGCAGAAGTGAGGATCATATAGTGTGTTTCTATGACTCTGGTTAATTAGGCTGCATTATTTTCACAGATGTCAGCATCTCAGCTGGAAAATCATTCAGAAATTCTGTATGGGACAtgattttctttaaagcttTTTGACAGAATGCAATCCACACAGGAAAACTAGAACATTGCACTATGCAGCATAATCATCTACAGAATGGAATGTGTTTGGATGTATTTTTTAGCCTGCAAAAAGCACTTCTGCAGTATGTTCCACAGAAgctgcacaaacacacataTATTAAAGGTTAAATCACTGAGACTTTTTAGCTAATAACATGTTCTTTAACCTACCCATTCAAAACACAGCTAGCCTGCTTACATAGGGAAGTGCCATGATTTAGTGGAAGAGTAAATCTGGATTGCAAGTGAACCTTGAAGGAGACATTAACCAGAAATGTCAGGCTTTCAATTGGTCTGGAAAGGGTACACTCAGTGGCAACTGCTTGTAAGGTTTAGCtacattttgcaaaaaaaatctcagcttcAAAGCCACTGCTGAATTATTTAGTGTACAAATGTAAATAACATCTATTTGAAAATAATAGCTCATAACCAAAACTGGTACAGAAAAGCTGTATGTACAGAGTTTGTGATAATTGGGAGTGTGGCTGGGCCGAGCCTCATCCCTAATGGActgcagctgtgagaagcaggtgagcagcactgacagcaatgagccagggagtgcccaggggcactgagcaaccaccaaagggaacagagggcgCACAGGGGCAGTGCATGAACATGAGGCTATAAAAGGTTGGGacaaagaacaagaagggcagagCTTGTAGCCTTCTGAAGTGATGTAACTCTGTGTGGGCAGACAgctgaagccttctgatgtggTGTTACTCTGTTTGGGTGAATGCTTAAAGGTTTCTGAAATGGTATGATGAtactctgtgtattgtggctgTCTCAACTGTGGCATGTGCTGTGACAAAATGCCATCTTGGATTTGTATTTGGTTACCTCCATCGCTTTGCTTATGAGGAGGCCTTATTAAGAGCAGTAGTTTTGAGTAGAGCTGGAGGTAGGAGTGAGTTATACTGGTATAGCTGATGAAATTCACTGCCATCCATTACCTCCCACCATATTATGGCACAAACATGCACAGTTTACAGGCTGTAAATTCTAAAATGAGCAGGCAACTTAGTATAGGCTTTAAACTGAGGCAATTCAGGAATTATTTCAACATGGTTCACCTATTTACACAGTGGAGATGGGGTGATAACCTTGTCAGCCAAGCTAGCATAAGACATCCTTGCTTGTGAATCAAAGCTCTCTTGCCTCTAAATTCTCGCCAGCTGGCATGAAATTGGCCTCAGCTGCAGAAGCTAATTACCTGCTCCTTGACATACCCTTTCACTTTACTTGGGAACAGAGTCAAGGCTTCTGATGTtaacagataaaaatatatattaataactGTAGTACTGAgtattttaaactgaattatGTACTTACAGAGTAATTGTCTACCCCCATGTTGATACTGTATAGGAAAAATCAAAGTATTTAgggagaaattaagaaaattcaGCCCCATTTCTGATGGAATTAATTTTAGAGCGAACTGAAAGAGGCATCAGTGCAGTACAAAAATGATGAGTCAGGAGAATATCCTAAAGCAGTGTAACATAGCAGGTGGCAAGAATACCAAATAGATATGGAAGTAGCTAGGAGAAAATACAGTTGGACACAAAAATAACCAGTATTCTAATAGAAGGAGCTTCAGACTAATATCTGGTTTATCCTGAAAAAGCTGTATTAATTGacattgaataaaatatttccatatacAGAATATAGGAAATTCTTTCAGCCGTTCCTAGTGAGTCAGATGCTGGCCTTGACAAGGGGTATcctacctgcagagctgtgctcgTAATGACCGTCGTTTTCCACCTTGTCTGCTCCTGCCCACAActttctgccatttttttttttcagtggtttaATAGCTCTGCAGTGAGGTGTCACTTCTGAAAGGACTGGGAAAAGAGAGACGACAAATACTCCCGCCAGTTAACGAGGTGAGATGTTTGAAGCTGATTAAAAACCAGCGGAGCGCCGGTAGGAGCGAGGGGAGGCCTGGAGGTTCCCCTCAGCCTTTGGGCCAGCTGCTGCCGACGCCAGCCTCAGCCGGGCCCTTCCCGCCTTGAACGCCGTCCTGGTGCGGCAAAGCGGGAGCCGGGCGGCAAAGCCGGAGCCGGGCGGCAAAGCCGGAGCCGGGCGGCAAAGCGGGAGCCGGGCGGCAAAGCGGGAGCCGGGCGGCAAAGCGGGAGCCGGGCGGCAAAGCGGGAGCCGGGCGGCAAAGCCGGAGCCGGGCGGCAAAGCGGGAGCCGGGCGGTAAAGCGGGAGCCGGGCGGCGGGCACGGAGCGGGGCACGGAGCGGGGCCCGGCCCCCGCCCTCAGCAGGAGCCGCGCGGCGCCGGAACCCGCGGCTCGACGGAATGATCGTAATGGGCGAGTTCTGCAGCTGCTTGTGGGCAAGAACAGGCCGCGTTATTGTCtatatgtgaaaaatgcatattttatgattggctttacgcaatagttacaatgaatattatatgtgtaatgttggaaagttatgctgtattaattctctcaagtagtgtgttgaatgtatttttaggttataacacaatgttaaaatagaaactatactatgtaagatactttttaactatctCAAGaaataatcaaggaattcttcgcacaaggacaacaattacagaaacccctaaattttccagaggagaggaatttatggctttccttatcaacagaaacgaacttcttcaagcctgactgagACTCAAAGgcgcctgggaattaacagaaactttttgacaagtaccagacgaagTTCTTGTTTTagataaaatatatgcataatcataaagtgttttgtatatgcaacaggctgttgcttttaaggtgattcctttgttcacaaggcatgcttgtcgtggcttaagtgcccgagagcatccggacgtccgtaaatctttgctttttattgtcttgtaattgtcctaactctaaatttttattactctaattgtattactatttttataaccattttgttagtattaaactttaaaaattaaaaaaaccaagtgattggcgtttttcacactATAGAAGTTCTATAAACACAGAAGTTTCACAGGACAAGAATGCAAATGCAAGAGACAGCAGtactttcagtgaaaaagaaatcctgGGTCTGTTCTTTTTTAATCATGTAAGAGGAAATAACACTTCCACATGGTCAAGAGGAGCTGGGACGCTGAACCATTAAAAGCACTGGTACCCAGCTCTGCTCTTTAGCCAGGCACGAGTCTAGCTTCTCATACTATCTTCTGAAATGGGTATTTTTACCAATAATCAGATATTTTagtaaaagctttttcttttaaatcactttttagggcattttaaaatagaagaaacGAACctcatttatgtattttttaaaatgtaattacaaagaaatacaaatacagGATTTAGGTTCCTGATAAGTACCTTCTTTCCCTGATAGCCACTTACTGTGCATGAAGT contains:
- the C9H1orf146 gene encoding protein SPO16 homolog produces the protein MAESCGQEQTRWKTTVITSTALQDHDISTVLQRQQHRVRYSESVETGSVIFPLSGIAFMLSDTQDFLRTGEEEFSKRIQKFINIHRNSFLVLSAALHGPEEWSVMFRIQRRFLGSNLRVIPVHNPAETVKLMLTMAKVTSKPQADDTRCKIDMTKAQIIEKSPVWKMLQEYQWHCN